The DNA region GCAGCGGCGGGCTCGCATCGACACGGAGCTCAAGGACCTGACCACCCTCCTGTGGCTCTTCCCGGCGATGACGGTCGCGATGGCGGGGACTGCGTTTCTGATGCGCGACAAGGGGCTCCCGGGAGTCGTCACCCTGCTGTTTGCCGCGGGAGTGAACCTGGGCATGACGGTCTACCTCGCTCGGACGCGCAGGCCGCGACTGCTGCGCGAGCGCGCCGAACTCGAGGTCGCACCGTGACGCCGCGCGTGCCATTCGATGAAGAGGCCCTCCGGGCCGCCGTGGTGTCGGGCGACGCCGCCGCGCGAGAGGATGTCATGCGCCACCTGTACGAGGCGCTCAGCGGGAAGCTGTACGTGCTCTGCCATGGAATCACCCGGGACCCGAGTGATGCCCAGGACGCCGTCCAGGAGACGTTCCTCTCGATTCAACGGGCCCTGCCGCAGTTCCGGGGGGATGCGCAGCTGTCGACGTGGGCGTATCGCATCGCGGTGCGGGCCGCCGTGGCCGCGAAGACGCGGCGCGAGCGTCACCGTGGCGACGCGGTCGACATCGAGATGGCGGACCCTCGGGCGGGTATCGAGGAGACCTTCGAGACGCGGGAGCGGAGGCGCAGACTCGAGGTGGCGATGAGGACGCTCTCGCTGGAGCACCGCACCGTGCTGTCGCTCTTCGCCGTGGAAGGCCTGTCACACGCCCAGATTGCCAGCGTCCTCGGGATTCCCGAGGGCACCGCGTGGTCGCGCT from Myxococcus xanthus includes:
- a CDS encoding RNA polymerase sigma factor is translated as MTPRVPFDEEALRAAVVSGDAAAREDVMRHLYEALSGKLYVLCHGITRDPSDAQDAVQETFLSIQRALPQFRGDAQLSTWAYRIAVRAAVAAKTRRERHRGDAVDIEMADPRAGIEETFETRERRRRLEVAMRTLSLEHRTVLSLFAVEGLSHAQIASVLGIPEGTAWSRLHLARKRLAAALESTAP